The Setaria viridis chromosome 6, Setaria_viridis_v4.0, whole genome shotgun sequence genome includes the window ATAAGTGCCGTGTGAGTCTTTCTAAAACTGCAGATAACCCTCCCTATTATTTGGATATTCTCAATCCGGTCCAAACCCTTCACTTTTGCACTTGTAACCCTGAACCTTGTCTTTTCTCGAAGACTATTTCCTGTGTCTTGAGAACTTGTCTACCTACCTCTTCACATATATGATCAATTACATATGAACCTTGAATCAATCGGCTTGCATTGTTTTTATTTCAATGTGATGCAAATTTATTCATATCCGGGAATAAATGATGCGGCTCAAATCATGTTATCATCGGAATATTATGTTATGTTTATTGGATAAGGCGAGTGTGAGGATTTTTTCCATTTGGACACGATTTGAACCTCGACGGTGGCGCCTTCCATTTCTGGTTGGTGCTTTCAAGCACTGGATGTGAATGGCTGCCTCTGGTAGTTGTGTGCAAAGTGGGGCTGATGGAATGGAATTTATAAGCAATGCAAGTGTCGTAGTCCTTACAAAGAGAACAAGTACTACAGCCTCCAGGAGCGCAATAAAATGCATCAATATTTAATTTTATGTACTGCACGTAAACTGGTAAAAAGATTTACGAATCTCAGGAAGGATGGAACCAACTTTAGCAAAGCAGTCGAAATGGAGTAGATTAGACCTGAGCAAATGAATCCCAGTCCAGTCCGGCCCGGGCCGAGCCCACCAGGCTAAGCTCAGCCCGATCTCCATAGGGCTGGGCGTGGTGCTGATTTTTTGCCAAATAATGGACGGCCTCAGTCTAGCATGATTATTTATTTCAATTATTATTACACGTAAAAATAGTGGGCGGCTTGACTAGAGCCCAAGCCGAAAATTGTGGCCCGATGCCTCTCGTGGGCGGGCATGTGCGTGATTTTTCAGTCTGAAACAAACTGGATTTGGATTTTGTCTCAGTTAAAATTAGCACATATGGCCAAACCGGGCTGAGCGGGTTGATTAAACAGATTAGACTGGTTTGGGtaaattttgtaaaaaaaaaatacaaattggaCTTCGGCATTGCATAGATTCCGTCGAGATAATCAAAATGCATTTTGTAGAATGTCGAACAATTTGGAGTGAGGGAGTTATGACTTTGCAAAGATCTTCTATCCGAAATTGCGAAGCATTTAATTGATAAAGAGGATATGTAGATCCGGTTCCTATTATTTGAAAGTCGGCTATTAAAAATTCAGCTAATATTAATGTTGGTGATGAATTAATAACTGATCCTTGTACAAATACGGCAACAATGGTATTATTTGTTAAGATCCAATTATATTCAGCTATCTCAAACGGAGAATGTTTTGATACAAAATCCTCAAGTATGAGTATTGAAGCAGTATCTAGTTATTCCATGCTCGGGGCCAACCTGCCTTTGGGAGACAGAgccatcttttttattttttatccttttttgaaagattctcacaaatacgcccctggcggaaccatttcaaaatttGGACCCTTAgtttggcgccatccacgctggcgccaagcttacacgtctcggcgctaGCCATCCTAGCGCCAAGGTCCAtacgcagctgctgacgcggatgccgatgtggcgggggcttggcgccgtacatcttggcgccgagcaatttacccatACCTCTTCCCATTTCGAACGAaaccaagtataattattccaaggagtgtgcaacaaactatgctgcggttcaactggttaggacaTGGGCTTCTTATCTCAGAGACATCCGCGTCaacagctgcgcatggaccttggcgctaGGATGGCTGgtgccgagacgtgtaagcttggcactagcgtggatggcgccaagctaagggtccagattttCAAATGGTTCCGCCAGaagcgtatttgtgagaatctttcaaaaaaaggtaaaaaaaaaagagacagaGGGCCAGAGGGGATGGATGTCCTTGATTTCGATACAGTGTCTTTTGCTTAATTTTGTGGCCCACATAGCAATAGGCCCACTCACCAAGCCCAGCCCAATTTGGAACCTCTTGGACCTGTCCTCTGGCGGTCGGGCCAGGCGCCTTCCCCCCTGCTGGAAAGAAGACGACCTTGTTGCGTCTTGAAGGTCTAGGCAAGGATGATGCATATATAATCACTAGGCTTTATAGCTTAAGTTTTGCATAAAAGTAGAAATAATATTACTAACAAGAACGTTATTTTACGAATTCCGAATGATTGAAAAATTGAACACAATTTCCGGGATCATTAAGCTATCTATTTAGTAGACAAGAACGTGCCCATATAGTATTTTTAACACTAACAGAAACATTACCCATCAGTAAGGAGAAAGCATGCGAATATCTTATATGAACCGATTGATTTCAGCCAGCCCATGGTTTTATTGAAAGATATTTTTAGGCTCTGCCACAACTGCATGTGCCATGGTGGTAATAGACTAGTAGGATAACATAATATAACATGTTCCTTGACAATAAATCATTAAGATAGTTTATAAGTCTACCAGTACATGCGTGAAAGGGGATATGTGTTGAGACTATATGTGTTCAAGTTTATGTATATGTTTTTTAGGTTTAAAGAAATTCTTCCAGATTTCACCTAAAACACGTCGTAATTCATAAgaagatatttttaaaaaaatttgcaaGCATAAATCCTTAACTATTCACTTATTATCTGTTATTACAATACATAATATACTACACCATTCCATTATTTGCTTTCAACTTCTTAGTTTTTACCTTGATGCATGGGCACCTGTACCATAACCATAACCAGTGCCATGCATACTTGTTTTACTTTTACACAAGCTATGCACCTTGATGCATGGTCCGACCGATTTTAGTGGGTTTTATTCAAAGGTATCCTTATGCTCTTCCACGCATGATGCGTCAAAGTGGTGGTAGAATAGTAGGATAACATATTCCTGTGAAGTACTTGGATAGTTTATAGGTTTAGCATGCGCATGCAAATGGAGTACGATGTTGCTACAAGCTTAGGAGTATGAGTGTAGTGTGAGTTTGTGCGTGCTTTtaggttgattttttttccttttaggcTTCACCTAATAAAACACATAATAAGAAgatattttataaatatttttgcaagctaaaatcttgattttttcagTTTTTATTTGTTAAAGTACATATAATATAATAAACCATTCCCCTATTTGCTTTCAGCTTTTTAGTTTCTACATTGATGCATGTATGGGCACCTGTATCATAACCAGTGCCATGCATGCTTGTTTTACTTTTACACAAGCTATGCATATACCTTGAATCCTTGATGCATGATCCGAATGATTTCAGTGGGTTTTGTTCAAAAGTATCCCTAGGCTCTTCCAATGCATGATGCACCAAAGTGGTGGTAGACTAGTAGGATAACAGCATGTTTCTCGACAGTGAAGCACTTGGATAGCTTATAGGTTTAGTATGCGCATGCAAAAGGATCGGAGTACGTGTGTAGAGTGAGTTTGTGCGTGCTTTTAGgttgatttttctttctttcaggtTTTCACCTGAAACACACAATAAGAAGATAATTTATATGCAAGCTGAAATCCTTGTTTCTTCGGCTATTATTTGTCGTTACAGTACATAATACACTACACCATCCCATTTTTATTTGCTTTAAGCTTCTTTCTTAGTTtctaccacatgatgcatgggCACCTGCATCATACACCAGTGCCATGCATGCTTGTTTTTTACTTTTACGAGCCATGCATATACcacacatacatatatataagaACTTACATGATATATTTCACACACACTTGCTGAGAAACAGGGGCAAGCACACTCACACAGGATCGATCGACAACATATAGCTGCATCATACTTGGGAATTAGGATGATCGGATTAGGAGTTGACGACCCTGCAGGTGTGCCTGatctcgccgtcgtcgccttCCTTGAGGTTGATCTGCCCCATCTTGAGCATCCCCTGCTGGAACGCGTAGAAGAAGTAGTCCGGGTTCATGGCGAACATGCTGACCATCTCCTTGGTCTCGGGCGACTCGAACAGCGTCTGGTCGGAGCTCAGGAGCCCCCGCTTCGAGGTGAGCTCCCGGTAGTAGACGGCGTCGAAGCGCGTGCTGGTCCGGTCGAACGGCGCCTTGCCGGAGTCGCCGCCCTTGCAGACGGAGCCCAGCGACGAGGCCAGCGTCGCGTCCAGCGTCTCCGTCTCGTCCTTGATCCGGTTCTTGAAGTTGGCGCAGTGCGCGATGCCCAGCGTGTGGCCGCCGGAGAGCGCCACCATGTCGTGGACATCGAGGCCGACCTTGTCGAAGATTTGGATGAGCACCGTGACGTTCTtgatcggcggcggcagcgtcagGAAGGTGTCGGAGGCGACGGAGCGGGAGCCGTCGCGGCGGCCCAGGGGCACGCCGTAGTAGGGCCCGCGCGCCATGAACACAGcgtcgcgggcggcgagcgccaggacgtcggcgcaggagacgacgcCGGGGCACTGCTCCTCCAGGGCCTCCTTGATGCTGTCGATCACCTCGAAGCCGCGCAGGCTCTTGTTCGCCGGCGCGTCCTTCTCCGCCGTGTTGTCGTCCGTCGAGTCCAGTAGCACCGACGCGTCGCAGCCCTGCACGTACGTGTCAGTGtcagtgtgcgtgcgtgtggtCAAGTGCATGAAGGAGAAGAGAGGATCGATCGTAACAATCCACCACCTgcacgaagcagtcgtggaagtggAGCCTGAGGATGCTGCCGGCGAGGGTGGGGTCCTTCATGAGAGCCTGGCCGACGACGTTGCGGACGATGTACTCCGCGTACGGGCAGCTCATGCCGTAGTAGTCCATGCTGAGCTCGGCGGCGCCGTGCCCGGCGAGGATGGCGGCCACCTGCACGAGGATCAGGAGCCTGACAAAGCTCTTCATCTGGGCGCCCATCTTCAGCTAGGTGTTTCACCTCGATCAATCGAGCgaccagaggaagaagaagatgagtgAGTGAGCACTTGCTGCTTGGGGAGTGCACCGGGAGCAGCTATTTATAACGCGCCAATGCAGCAGGACTGCCGACTGCTTGAATTGTATATTTCTGTATTTTTGAATCGTATACGCAACGTGGTGTATACACCCACGCACGCACAAATATAATCTAACATGTACTGGTGTGTGTCAACTGTCAAGTAGTGCTATAGTGCAGTACATGGATGAATCCAAAAGGCCGGTCGGCACAGACATGCATGGCCACTAGCTAGGAGATCCATGATCTTGCCAAGAATGGCCTACTTCTTCTTCGTGGAGTCAAAAAGAACTGCAGATCACTCGCCACCAGTCGCCACTCGCCACTTCGCCACCACCACAGTGCCCTATAGCAAGCGTCATGCAACTGAAACAttcttaattttcttttcttcacgggGGAAACCCATTCGCCACGCTGCCAGATCGAGTGCCAGGCAGTCAGGACACGAGATGAACAATTGCATGCCGTCCCAGATATTAACGGTGATGCGTCTATATGCATCAATGCATGCGTGCCAAACCCTGGGACAATACAAAATTatctgaactttttttttttgctagaaCATGGCGCGTAAAATTATCTGAACTTTTTGCCTGAACACGGTGCGTGGGAATGCGTGATTGGGTTGCTGTCAGGAGTCCTGACGAGATGGATCGTTGTgggcgggccggccggcgcaTCTGCGGCTGATCGATCTCCATGAGCCCATGATCGACCACCCTCCTGCCGTCGCCATCGGTAGCCTGAGTGGGTCACTCTCCATTCCCCTTTCCTCCTTTCCAAACGAAAGCACACGCACGCCGCCATGACAGTTCAGTACCAGTCAGATACGTATATCTGAATACCTGCAGTGCCTGGCGGCTACCACGTACGTCTAGTGCAGGTGCCATGAATGGGAGAAGAAGGGTGTAGCGAAGACGGCGACAAGCCGCCCTGCCAATGGCGGCACCGAGTGACACACCACCATGAGCTCGAtcggagttgacatggcctcgTGTTCACCGCACGCGCGTGCTTCCAGTTCCTGAACCTGCGCCTGCGTCACGCAGCATTGCTCCGATTTGTATATACGTTTAATTCCTACAAGACTACAGCACCAGAGAGAGATCGAGCTGCAGTGGAGCAAGATAAGCTGAAGGGGCGTGCGTTCCAGTCCACAAGCTCTCTGCAAATGGTGGTTCGGTCACTAGAGAGATGATGGAGAAGATCGTTAGCGCTAGTGAGGCGATTGGTACATGCTGACACTGAAAATCTGCAACTTGTGAGCTATCCTCCGTTGTTGATTGATTGGTTTGACTGtaagtaagggggtgtttggatacgaggtgtta containing:
- the LOC117860185 gene encoding peroxidase 47, producing MGAQMKSFVRLLILVQVAAILAGHGAAELSMDYYGMSCPYAEYIVRNVVGQALMKDPTLAGSILRLHFHDCFVQGCDASVLLDSTDDNTAEKDAPANKSLRGFEVIDSIKEALEEQCPGVVSCADVLALAARDAVFMARGPYYGVPLGRRDGSRSVASDTFLTLPPPIKNVTVLIQIFDKVGLDVHDMVALSGGHTLGIAHCANFKNRIKDETETLDATLASSLGSVCKGGDSGKAPFDRTSTRFDAVYYRELTSKRGLLSSDQTLFESPETKEMVSMFAMNPDYFFYAFQQGMLKMGQINLKEGDDGEIRHTCRVVNS